Proteins from one Gammaproteobacteria bacterium genomic window:
- a CDS encoding carboxymuconolactone decarboxylase family protein yields MKARLDLQSASPAAIKTMTDIEAYLRKCGLEHSLLHLIKMRASQINGCAYCLDMHSKDARAEGETEQRLYALDAWRETPFYSERERAALAWTEALTLIAETHAPDDVYEAARAQFSERELMDLTLAIVAINGWNRLAIGFRAVPGTYQPPPR; encoded by the coding sequence ATGAAAGCACGCCTCGACTTGCAGAGCGCATCGCCCGCCGCGATCAAGACCATGACCGATATCGAAGCTTATCTTCGGAAATGCGGCTTGGAGCATTCCCTCCTTCATCTGATCAAGATGCGGGCGTCACAGATCAACGGCTGCGCCTACTGCCTCGACATGCATTCCAAGGACGCGCGCGCCGAAGGCGAGACGGAGCAGCGGCTCTACGCGCTCGATGCCTGGCGTGAGACGCCGTTCTACTCGGAGCGCGAGCGCGCGGCGCTCGCGTGGACCGAGGCGCTGACGCTGATCGCAGAGACGCATGCTCCCGACGACGTGTACGAAGCGGCGCGGGCACAGTTCTCCGAGCGAGAGCTCATGGATCTGACGCTCGCGATCGTTGCGATCAACGGCTGGAACCGGCTGGCCATCGGCTTCCGCGCGGTGCCGGGTACTTATCAGCCGCCGCCGCGGTGA
- a CDS encoding porin: protein MAPVQRKKGSGSRCATEGALAAAITAIGFSGPAAGFDVAAGDWNLTVSGNVNVHYILADCEEETTPGVDGGLACRGSAGEERTSSISNGLLPAALAIGASTTQDDYDLSFTFGLFPGISTNDGSPNLQQGADLLNTALGTTALDIRQVFMTFGNDRIGTFKLGRDIGLFGADAILNDMTIPGVGGINGNNAAPANTALGSIGLGYIYADWIGQISYTTRDFNGLSLTIGIFDPLEPIVEGAPTPEGSPGFQGKVSYTREPFYFSATFIRQEHEGATDVADFDSLGFDVGGKVTFGDAEFLLWYYTGEGIGTTALFLLGDTGAGGERDSDGFLAQLTYTLGDTKLGVNYGRSDLDLAAGELPSALVKRNEKFTLGAYHSLTANLTLLAELTRVQSEAHNGVENESTNFNIGAFLSF, encoded by the coding sequence ATGGCGCCTGTACAGCGGAAGAAGGGATCAGGGTCTCGGTGCGCAACGGAAGGTGCACTTGCCGCGGCGATTACCGCGATCGGTTTCAGCGGGCCGGCCGCCGGGTTCGACGTGGCGGCCGGAGATTGGAATCTCACCGTCAGCGGTAACGTCAACGTCCATTACATCCTCGCGGACTGCGAGGAGGAGACCACGCCGGGAGTTGACGGCGGGCTCGCATGCCGGGGCAGCGCCGGCGAGGAGCGTACGTCCTCGATCAGCAACGGCCTGTTGCCGGCGGCGCTCGCGATCGGCGCGTCGACGACGCAGGACGATTACGACCTGAGCTTTACCTTCGGGCTCTTCCCCGGCATCAGCACGAACGACGGCAGCCCGAACCTGCAGCAAGGAGCGGACCTGCTGAACACGGCGCTCGGGACGACCGCGCTCGACATCCGGCAAGTGTTCATGACCTTCGGTAACGACAGGATCGGCACTTTCAAGCTGGGCCGCGATATCGGCCTCTTCGGCGCGGATGCGATTCTCAACGACATGACGATACCGGGCGTCGGCGGCATTAACGGCAACAACGCGGCACCGGCGAACACGGCGCTCGGCTCGATCGGCTTGGGGTACATCTACGCGGACTGGATCGGGCAGATCAGCTACACGACCCGTGACTTCAACGGCCTGAGCCTGACTATCGGCATATTCGATCCTCTCGAGCCGATCGTCGAGGGGGCTCCGACGCCTGAAGGCAGTCCCGGTTTCCAAGGAAAGGTTTCCTATACGCGGGAACCCTTCTATTTCTCCGCGACGTTCATCAGGCAGGAGCACGAAGGGGCGACGGATGTTGCCGATTTCGACAGCCTGGGCTTCGACGTGGGCGGAAAGGTGACCTTCGGCGACGCCGAGTTTCTCTTGTGGTACTACACCGGCGAAGGAATAGGGACGACCGCGCTGTTTCTGCTCGGGGATACGGGGGCGGGAGGCGAGCGCGACTCCGACGGATTCCTCGCGCAGCTCACGTACACGCTGGGCGACACCAAGCTCGGCGTGAATTACGGGCGGAGCGACCTCGATCTCGCCGCGGGCGAGCTGCCGTCGGCCCTCGTCAAGCGGAACGAGAAATTCACCCTCGGAGCCTATCACTCGCTGACGGCCAACCTCACGCTGCTCGCCGAGCTGACGCGCGTGCAGTCCGAGGCGCATAACGGAGTCGAAAACGAGAGCACGAATTTCAATATCGGGGCGTTTTTGTCGTTTTGA
- a CDS encoding methanol/ethanol family PQQ-dependent dehydrogenase, whose product MTTKRFLLSLAVVFPWCAAANDDVQDLIEDDNNWAIWGGDYAGTRYSTLDQINRENVGDLQVAWTFSTGVLRGHEGGPLVVGDTLYIHTPFPNKVYSINLADHSINWAYSPTQSEDTIPVMCCDTVNRGLAYAEGKIFLQQADTWLVALDAESGEVIWRARNGDPARGETNTNAPLVVKDKVITGISGGEYGVRGFVVAYDIETGEEVWKAYSVGPDEELLVDPERTTHLGEPIGENSSLSTWEGDQWQLGGGTTWGWFTYDPELDLLYYGSGNPGTWNPVARPGDNRWSMTIFARDPDTGMARWVYQMTPHDEWDYDGVNENILADLEMDGEMRRVLVHFDRNGFAYTLDRETGELLVAEKYDPVVNWATHVDMESGRPQVVPEYSTHQGGEDFNTENICPAALGTKDQQPAAFSPRTNLFYVPTNHVCMDYEPYEVEYVAGQPYVGAVLTMYPAGNVTGDGSTNLGNFIAWDATEGEIVWSIPEPFSVWSGALATAGDVVFYGTLEGYLKAVDAMTGEELYRFKTPSGIIGNVNTWVHDGKQYIGVLSGIGGWAGIGMAAGLEGATEGLGAVGAYKGLSRYTQLGGVLTVFALPDEQGDR is encoded by the coding sequence ATGACCACTAAGCGCTTTTTGTTGTCGCTGGCAGTGGTGTTTCCGTGGTGCGCGGCGGCCAACGATGACGTCCAGGATCTGATCGAGGATGACAACAACTGGGCGATTTGGGGCGGCGATTACGCCGGTACGCGATACAGCACTCTCGATCAGATCAATCGCGAGAACGTCGGGGATCTTCAGGTGGCGTGGACGTTCTCGACCGGGGTGCTGCGGGGCCACGAAGGCGGCCCGCTGGTCGTCGGCGACACGCTCTATATACACACGCCTTTTCCGAACAAGGTGTATTCGATCAACTTGGCGGATCACTCGATCAATTGGGCCTATTCGCCGACGCAAAGCGAAGACACGATCCCGGTGATGTGCTGCGACACGGTGAATCGCGGTCTCGCGTACGCCGAAGGCAAGATTTTCCTGCAGCAGGCCGACACGTGGCTGGTCGCGCTCGATGCCGAGAGCGGCGAAGTGATCTGGCGCGCGCGCAACGGCGATCCGGCGCGAGGTGAGACGAATACGAACGCGCCGCTGGTCGTGAAGGACAAGGTGATCACGGGGATCAGCGGCGGCGAGTACGGGGTGCGCGGCTTCGTCGTCGCCTACGACATCGAGACCGGGGAGGAAGTCTGGAAGGCCTATAGCGTCGGCCCCGACGAAGAGCTGCTGGTCGACCCGGAGCGCACGACCCATCTCGGCGAGCCGATCGGGGAGAACTCGAGCCTGAGCACCTGGGAAGGTGATCAGTGGCAGCTCGGCGGCGGCACGACGTGGGGCTGGTTCACCTATGACCCGGAGCTCGATCTGCTCTACTACGGCTCGGGCAACCCGGGCACGTGGAATCCGGTGGCGCGCCCCGGCGATAACCGTTGGAGCATGACGATTTTTGCGCGCGACCCGGATACGGGGATGGCCCGCTGGGTCTACCAGATGACGCCGCATGACGAGTGGGACTACGACGGCGTCAACGAGAACATCCTGGCAGACCTCGAGATGGACGGCGAGATGCGCAGGGTGCTCGTGCACTTCGATCGCAACGGGTTCGCTTACACGCTCGACCGCGAGACCGGTGAGCTGCTGGTCGCAGAGAAATACGACCCGGTGGTGAACTGGGCGACGCACGTGGATATGGAGTCGGGCCGCCCGCAGGTGGTGCCGGAGTACAGCACCCATCAAGGCGGGGAGGACTTCAACACTGAGAACATCTGCCCGGCGGCGCTCGGCACGAAGGACCAGCAACCGGCGGCGTTCTCGCCGCGCACCAATCTGTTCTACGTGCCGACCAACCACGTGTGCATGGACTACGAGCCCTACGAGGTCGAGTACGTGGCCGGCCAGCCGTACGTGGGCGCCGTGCTGACGATGTACCCGGCGGGGAACGTGACCGGCGACGGCAGCACGAACCTCGGCAATTTCATCGCCTGGGACGCGACCGAGGGCGAGATCGTTTGGTCCATTCCGGAGCCGTTCTCGGTGTGGAGCGGGGCTCTGGCCACGGCCGGCGACGTGGTGTTCTACGGCACGCTGGAAGGGTATCTGAAAGCGGTGGATGCGATGACGGGTGAGGAGCTCTATCGCTTCAAGACGCCGTCCGGAATCATCGGCAACGTCAACACGTGGGTGCACGACGGCAAGCAGTACATCGGCGTGCTGTCGGGTATCGGCGGCTGGGCGGGGATCGGCATGGCCGCCGGGCTCGAAGGCGCCACGGAAGGCTTGGGCGCCGTGGGTGCCTATAAAGGCCTCTCCCGTTATACGCAGCTCGGCGGCGTGCTCACCGTCTTCGCGCTCCCGGACGAGCAGGGGGATCGGTAG
- a CDS encoding cytochrome c — MRVHGGSTARLRGGPTARLVAAAMLAATSGGLAQETAPGVPEPAPGQPAPAPGAQPDPGAEAPPDARESPPEQQSPPAGAQAAEPEADRPYTVECGPDPEEGGNVCFVDRNTYVGWRTFHSVCHTCHAQDAVGSSFAPNLLERMRVIDKAEFLKALDQGFTGQVGVMPAWGANPNVNKYYEELWSYLRARADGALPPGRPKRMRGSQ, encoded by the coding sequence GTGCGCGTTCACGGAGGCTCGACTGCGCGCCTCCGCGGAGGCCCGACCGCGCGGCTCGTCGCCGCGGCAATGCTCGCGGCGACGAGCGGCGGCCTTGCGCAGGAAACCGCTCCCGGCGTGCCAGAGCCTGCTCCCGGCCAACCGGCGCCTGCTCCCGGCGCACAGCCCGATCCCGGCGCGGAAGCGCCTCCGGACGCGCGGGAATCCCCTCCCGAACAGCAGTCTCCCCCCGCCGGCGCGCAGGCTGCCGAGCCCGAGGCCGACCGGCCCTACACCGTCGAGTGCGGCCCGGATCCGGAGGAAGGCGGCAACGTTTGCTTCGTCGATCGCAACACCTACGTCGGGTGGCGGACTTTTCACTCCGTCTGTCACACCTGCCATGCACAGGACGCGGTCGGCAGCTCGTTCGCGCCGAATCTGCTGGAACGGATGCGAGTGATCGACAAGGCCGAGTTTCTGAAAGCGCTGGATCAAGGCTTCACGGGTCAAGTAGGCGTCATGCCGGCGTGGGGCGCGAACCCGAACGTCAACAAATATTACGAAGAGCTATGGTCATACTTACGTGCACGAGCGGACGGCGCGTTGCCGCCGGGCCGCCCCAAGCGAATGCGCGGCTCTCAGTGA
- a CDS encoding glutaminyl-peptide cyclotransferase, with product MKGLCAAAVIAVAFVAASPVNAQPVWDKLAVCADPNNLPFSNRAREGFENRLAEIWARELGLEVEYTWFPHRRGFERHTLTAQDPITGEYACDVIIGVPQGYDLAMTTRPYYRSTYALVYVADQGLDVTSGEELLNLPPATRDALRIGVFTPGPAAKWLALHGMYRQMVAYPSLQGDPDVYPGLIIENELLSGNLDAAILWGPVAGYFAARAAPRAVTVVPLHSEPGVQFDFPISAGVRFGERDSRALLESVMARTADETEALLAEYHIPRVEGMPDELVYVTNEDAGTISIISTASQRVVGEVEVGTRPRGVEVNAAGDRVYVALSGSPKCPPTMPEEQCEQLEADKTKDGIGVVDARTQELIRVLPGGSDPEEFDVDAAESRLYVSNEDAGRLSVVDLETGNVVRTVEVGAEPEGVRLSPDGNAVYVTSESDHAVTVVDTATGEVRASIPVGWRPRDSIFTADGTRAYVSSEHGSSVAVVDVATSRVLETIALPPGSLPMGLALSPDERRLYVANGRAGTVSVVDLETSEVVTQVQVGARPWGIGLTSDGKLLYTANGPSNDVSVIDTESLNVVATIRVGDTPWGIAVAPAPRRLE from the coding sequence GTGAAAGGGCTTTGCGCCGCGGCGGTGATCGCGGTGGCGTTCGTCGCGGCGAGTCCCGTCAATGCCCAGCCCGTTTGGGACAAGCTCGCGGTCTGCGCCGACCCGAACAACCTTCCGTTCTCGAACCGAGCTCGAGAAGGCTTCGAGAACCGGCTGGCGGAGATCTGGGCGCGCGAGCTCGGGCTCGAGGTCGAATATACTTGGTTTCCTCATCGACGAGGCTTCGAGCGTCACACGCTGACGGCGCAGGACCCGATCACCGGCGAGTACGCGTGCGACGTGATCATCGGCGTGCCGCAGGGGTACGACCTGGCGATGACGACGCGGCCGTACTATCGCTCCACCTATGCGCTCGTCTATGTGGCCGATCAGGGGCTCGACGTCACTAGCGGCGAAGAGCTCTTGAATCTCCCGCCGGCGACGCGGGATGCGTTGCGAATCGGCGTGTTCACGCCCGGGCCCGCGGCCAAGTGGCTTGCCTTGCACGGCATGTACCGGCAGATGGTCGCGTATCCCTCGCTCCAAGGCGACCCGGACGTGTATCCGGGGCTGATCATCGAGAACGAGCTGCTCTCGGGCAACCTCGATGCCGCGATTCTGTGGGGGCCGGTTGCAGGCTATTTCGCCGCGCGCGCCGCGCCCCGCGCCGTGACCGTTGTTCCGCTGCACTCGGAGCCCGGTGTGCAGTTCGATTTTCCGATCTCGGCCGGAGTGCGCTTCGGCGAGCGTGACTCTCGCGCTCTGCTCGAGAGCGTGATGGCGCGCACGGCGGACGAGACGGAGGCGCTTCTTGCCGAATATCACATCCCGCGGGTCGAGGGGATGCCGGACGAGCTGGTCTACGTCACGAACGAGGACGCGGGCACGATTAGCATCATCTCGACCGCGTCGCAAAGGGTCGTCGGCGAAGTGGAGGTAGGGACGCGGCCGCGGGGCGTGGAGGTCAATGCTGCCGGCGACCGCGTCTACGTCGCCCTGTCGGGCTCGCCGAAGTGTCCGCCGACGATGCCCGAGGAGCAATGCGAGCAGCTCGAGGCGGACAAGACCAAGGACGGCATCGGCGTCGTCGATGCGCGCACCCAGGAGCTGATCCGCGTGCTGCCGGGCGGCTCCGATCCCGAGGAATTCGACGTCGACGCCGCCGAGAGCCGGCTCTACGTGTCCAACGAGGACGCGGGGCGGTTGTCGGTCGTGGATCTCGAAACCGGCAACGTCGTGCGCACGGTCGAAGTGGGCGCCGAGCCGGAAGGCGTTCGCTTGAGCCCCGACGGCAACGCCGTCTACGTGACGAGCGAAAGCGACCACGCGGTGACGGTCGTCGACACGGCCACCGGAGAGGTGCGAGCCTCCATTCCGGTGGGCTGGCGCCCGCGAGACTCGATCTTCACCGCCGACGGCACCCGGGCGTACGTCTCGTCGGAGCACGGCAGCAGCGTGGCCGTCGTGGATGTCGCGACGAGCCGGGTGCTCGAGACGATCGCGCTCCCGCCGGGCTCGCTGCCGATGGGCCTTGCGCTTTCTCCCGACGAGCGCCGTCTCTACGTCGCCAACGGCAGGGCGGGGACGGTCTCGGTCGTCGACCTCGAGACGTCCGAAGTCGTGACTCAAGTGCAAGTGGGGGCTCGTCCCTGGGGCATCGGCCTCACCTCGGACGGCAAGCTGCTTTACACGGCCAACGGCCCCTCGAACGACGTTTCCGTCATCGACACCGAATCGTTGAACGTCGTCGCGACGATTCGGGTAGGCGACACGCCGTGGGGGATCGCCGTCGCTCCGGCGCCGAGGCGGTTGGAGTAG
- a CDS encoding ABC transporter ATP-binding protein yields MTSIRHDSLWSVTRGRRARYLGAIVAMALSNVFMFGAPLAAKYAIDVVVERDLRAAETWAAPALRALGGEDPFTAYLWLSALAILLLTAAGGAFHYLRGRLSATASESIARTLREALYARLHHLRADFYDEADTGDLVQRCSSDVETLRVFLSVDVVEIGRAVLLVLSVAPILLWLDPGLAAVSLALMPLLTVSAFVFFNKVKRAFEVTDAAEGEMTAVLQENLTGIRVVRAFARQDFEIEKFARKNAAFRDHNRRLIELMGIYWAAAELFALTQVGLVLFAGAFWIADGRITVGTLFAFLTYEAMIIWPVRQLGRVLTDAGKAVVSLKRVNEILTAPEETRDPAREGERADGEIRFEHVTFGYDASRPVIEDLSVHIRAGETLAIVGAPGAGKSTLIRLLLRLYEPQRGRISIDGRDIRTASRQWLRRQIGVVPQDPFLYSRTVEANLRVGRSDARHDQLERAARDASIHDSIVAFAEGYRTLVGERGATLSGGQRQRLALARALLKDPAVLILDDSLSAVDTGTESRILGALRRRKGRHTTILIAHRLSSVMHADRIMVLERGRCVQLGDHATLSRVAGPYKRLCEIQSDLDAEIRDELGVGAFAEERN; encoded by the coding sequence ATGACGTCGATACGACACGATAGCCTTTGGTCCGTGACGCGCGGCCGGCGCGCGCGCTACTTGGGCGCGATCGTCGCGATGGCGCTTTCGAACGTCTTCATGTTCGGCGCCCCGCTCGCGGCGAAATACGCGATCGACGTCGTCGTCGAGCGCGATCTCCGCGCGGCGGAGACTTGGGCGGCTCCGGCGCTGCGCGCGCTCGGCGGCGAAGATCCGTTCACCGCGTATCTCTGGCTTTCGGCGCTCGCGATTCTGCTGCTCACGGCTGCCGGCGGTGCCTTTCACTACCTGCGCGGGCGGCTCTCGGCGACCGCATCGGAGTCGATCGCCCGGACGCTGCGCGAAGCGCTGTACGCGCGGCTGCACCACCTCCGGGCGGATTTCTACGACGAAGCGGACACGGGCGACCTCGTGCAGCGCTGCAGCTCGGACGTCGAGACGCTGCGCGTCTTTCTCTCGGTCGACGTCGTCGAGATCGGCCGGGCAGTGCTGCTCGTGCTGAGCGTGGCGCCGATTCTGTTGTGGCTCGATCCGGGCCTCGCCGCGGTATCGCTTGCGCTGATGCCGCTGCTGACGGTGTCCGCGTTCGTCTTCTTCAACAAGGTGAAGCGCGCCTTCGAGGTCACGGACGCGGCGGAAGGCGAGATGACCGCGGTCCTGCAGGAGAACCTCACGGGCATCCGCGTCGTGCGCGCCTTCGCGCGCCAGGACTTCGAGATCGAGAAGTTCGCGCGCAAAAACGCCGCGTTCCGCGATCACAACCGGCGGCTCATCGAGCTGATGGGCATCTACTGGGCGGCGGCCGAGCTCTTCGCGCTGACCCAGGTCGGGCTCGTGCTGTTCGCCGGCGCCTTCTGGATCGCCGACGGACGCATCACCGTCGGCACGCTGTTCGCGTTCCTGACCTACGAGGCGATGATCATCTGGCCGGTGCGGCAGCTCGGCCGCGTGCTGACCGACGCCGGGAAAGCCGTCGTGTCCCTGAAGCGCGTCAACGAGATCCTGACGGCTCCCGAGGAGACGCGCGATCCCGCCCGCGAAGGCGAGCGCGCCGACGGCGAGATCCGCTTCGAGCACGTCACCTTCGGCTACGACGCTTCGCGGCCCGTCATCGAGGATCTGAGCGTGCACATACGGGCCGGCGAGACGCTCGCGATCGTCGGCGCTCCGGGGGCCGGCAAGTCGACCCTGATCCGCCTGCTGCTGCGGCTCTACGAGCCGCAGCGCGGCCGCATCTCGATCGACGGGCGCGACATCCGGACCGCGAGCCGGCAATGGCTGCGCCGCCAGATCGGCGTCGTGCCGCAAGATCCCTTTCTTTACTCGCGGACCGTCGAGGCGAATCTCCGCGTCGGCCGCTCGGACGCCCGGCACGATCAGCTCGAGCGGGCGGCGCGCGACGCTTCCATTCACGATTCGATCGTGGCCTTCGCGGAAGGCTATCGAACGCTCGTCGGCGAGCGCGGCGCGACGCTGTCGGGCGGCCAGCGCCAGCGACTTGCGCTCGCGCGCGCGCTCTTGAAGGACCCGGCCGTGCTGATCCTCGACGATTCGCTGTCCGCCGTCGACACCGGCACCGAAAGCCGCATCCTCGGGGCGCTGCGCCGCCGGAAGGGCCGCCACACGACGATCTTGATCGCGCATCGCTTGTCCTCCGTCATGCACGCGGACCGGATCATGGTCCTCGAGCGCGGGCGCTGCGTGCAGCTCGGCGACCACGCAACGCTGTCGCGCGTCGCCGGGCCCTACAAGCGGCTCTGCGAGATTCAAAGCGATCTCGATGCGGAGATTCGCGACGAGCTCGGCGTCGGCGCCTTCGCGGAGGAGCGGAACTGA
- a CDS encoding ABC transporter ATP-binding protein produces MYEDHYDDGLNELELEAHARFGLWRKLFRYALRYRADLWRLSFFAIFTACMEVAFPLITKAVVDEVAAQGGNARFLPYAAAYVGCTLILAGSVGAFIWAGGKIRTHVSHDIRQSAFENVQRLSFDFFDHRPVGWLMARMTSDCDRLANILTWAFLDTVWGVTMMLGIAVAMLVMNVKLALIVLAIMPVLAWVSGKFQKRILKSARDVRRTNSRITAAYNEGIMGVLTSKAFVREEQNIAEFRELTGRMYDSSVLNLTQAAVYVPIVLTLASLATGLTLAVGGIDLVAGAMSAGTLVAFMAYARTFFDPVEQLGKWFAEIQMAQASAERILGLIDAVPTIKDSDDVLEAIGRRATGRASSAADTGRARIERIELRDVTFAYDRRRLVLRGVTLSAARGETIAIVGPTGGGKSTLVNLICRFYEPTSGEVLIDGIDYRRLSLAWLQSNIGMVLQNAHVFSGSILENIRYGRLDATDEEVIAAAKLAGAHDLIVELEQGYGAEAGEGGSRLSAGQKQLISFARAILADPQILVMDEATSSVDTETERRIQQGLARVLAGRIAFVIAHRLSTIRNATRIVVVEDGRITESGTHAELMARRGHYFELYRQQSLRERARLIGTAAARPLFPEQSPAAGA; encoded by the coding sequence ATGTACGAGGATCACTACGACGACGGGCTCAACGAGCTCGAGCTCGAGGCGCACGCTCGCTTCGGCCTTTGGCGCAAGCTCTTTCGCTACGCGCTGCGATACCGGGCGGACCTGTGGCGGCTCAGCTTCTTCGCGATCTTCACGGCGTGCATGGAGGTCGCGTTTCCGCTCATCACGAAGGCGGTCGTCGACGAGGTCGCGGCGCAGGGCGGAAACGCGCGCTTCCTGCCGTACGCGGCCGCCTACGTCGGCTGCACGCTGATCCTCGCAGGCTCGGTCGGGGCGTTCATCTGGGCCGGCGGCAAGATCCGCACCCATGTGAGCCACGACATCCGGCAAAGCGCGTTCGAGAACGTGCAGAGGCTGTCGTTCGATTTCTTCGATCATCGACCCGTCGGCTGGCTGATGGCGCGCATGACCTCCGACTGCGATCGCCTCGCGAACATCTTGACCTGGGCATTCCTCGACACCGTCTGGGGCGTCACGATGATGCTCGGTATCGCCGTCGCGATGCTCGTGATGAACGTCAAGCTCGCGCTCATCGTGCTCGCGATCATGCCCGTGCTCGCGTGGGTCAGCGGCAAGTTTCAGAAGCGGATCCTGAAGAGCGCGCGCGACGTGCGGCGCACGAACTCGCGCATCACGGCGGCCTACAACGAGGGCATCATGGGCGTGCTCACGAGCAAGGCGTTCGTGCGCGAGGAGCAGAACATCGCCGAGTTCCGCGAGCTCACGGGCCGCATGTACGACAGCTCGGTGCTGAACCTCACGCAAGCGGCCGTCTACGTGCCGATCGTGCTCACGCTCGCGAGCCTCGCGACCGGCTTGACGCTCGCGGTCGGGGGCATCGATCTGGTCGCCGGCGCGATGAGCGCGGGCACACTGGTCGCGTTCATGGCATATGCGCGCACGTTCTTCGATCCCGTGGAGCAGCTCGGCAAATGGTTCGCCGAGATTCAGATGGCGCAGGCGTCGGCCGAACGGATCTTGGGCCTGATCGACGCGGTGCCGACGATCAAGGACTCGGACGACGTTCTCGAGGCGATCGGGAGACGCGCGACTGGACGCGCGAGCAGCGCCGCGGACACCGGTCGCGCCCGCATCGAGCGCATCGAGCTGCGTGACGTCACGTTCGCTTACGACCGGCGGCGCCTCGTGCTCCGGGGCGTCACGCTCAGCGCCGCGCGCGGCGAGACGATCGCGATCGTCGGCCCGACCGGCGGCGGCAAGAGCACGCTCGTGAATCTAATCTGCCGCTTCTACGAGCCGACATCGGGCGAGGTGCTGATCGACGGCATCGATTACCGGCGGCTCAGCCTCGCGTGGCTTCAGTCGAACATCGGCATGGTTCTGCAGAATGCTCACGTGTTCAGCGGATCGATTCTCGAGAACATTCGCTACGGCCGGCTCGACGCCACGGACGAAGAAGTCATCGCGGCCGCGAAGCTCGCCGGCGCGCACGATCTCATCGTCGAATTGGAGCAAGGCTACGGCGCCGAAGCGGGCGAGGGCGGGAGCCGTCTCTCCGCCGGACAGAAGCAGCTCATCTCGTTCGCGCGCGCGATCCTGGCCGATCCGCAGATCCTCGTCATGGACGAGGCGACCTCGTCCGTCGATACCGAGACCGAGCGGCGCATCCAGCAGGGGCTCGCGCGCGTGCTCGCGGGGCGCATCGCGTTCGTGATCGCGCACCGGCTTTCGACGATTCGCAACGCGACGCGGATCGTCGTCGTCGAGGATGGGCGCATCACCGAGAGCGGCACGCACGCCGAGCTCATGGCCCGCCGCGGCCACTACTTCGAGCTGTATCGGCAACAAAGCCTGCGCGAGCGGGCGCGGCTCATCGGCACCGCCGCGGCGCGGCCGCTTTTTCCCGAGCAGAGCCCGGCGGCGGGGGCTTGA
- a CDS encoding DUF6491 family protein: protein MKRAISLAGGVTLALAAGGLLAQEGRAVIHFADIGNIRDWQADGAEALYVQSANRDWYRATFWSPCPALRFATAIAFVTEPNGSLDRYGSILVDGEQCWFRTFERASPPEGEAPQDDEE from the coding sequence ATGAAGCGGGCGATATCGCTTGCCGGCGGAGTCACGCTCGCGCTCGCGGCCGGCGGGCTGCTCGCGCAGGAAGGGCGCGCGGTGATCCATTTCGCGGACATCGGCAACATCCGCGACTGGCAAGCCGACGGCGCCGAGGCGCTCTACGTCCAAAGCGCGAATCGTGACTGGTACCGCGCGACGTTCTGGTCCCCGTGCCCCGCCCTTCGGTTCGCGACGGCGATCGCGTTCGTGACGGAGCCGAACGGCAGCTTGGACCGCTACGGCTCGATCCTCGTCGATGGCGAGCAGTGCTGGTTCCGCACGTTCGAGCGGGCGTCGCCGCCGGAAGGCGAAGCGCCGCAGGACGACGAGGAGTAA
- a CDS encoding putative 2OG-Fe(II) oxygenase, protein MNLIDLFPRTIGAATLQTLTPELIRRAIDLVEAAEKVDLGSDGAYTVDQNLLDHELFTDVKREIIGLCKEFSASYSHVVEDIAISNSWGNVLAYGQSIRNHRHNNSYISGSFYLTGGSSLNITNSEFHDLFGFMPKVKPGNYRSWESFCIKPEPGGIVLFPSGLYHNVSPSRDAGKRYSIAFNAVPVGPIGRPTSQLDIRVR, encoded by the coding sequence ATGAATCTGATCGATCTGTTCCCGAGGACGATCGGGGCCGCCACGCTGCAGACGCTCACGCCGGAGCTGATCCGCCGCGCGATCGACCTCGTCGAGGCGGCGGAGAAGGTCGACCTCGGCTCGGACGGCGCCTATACCGTCGACCAGAACCTGCTCGACCATGAGCTTTTCACCGACGTCAAGCGCGAGATCATCGGGCTCTGCAAGGAGTTCAGCGCGAGCTACTCGCACGTGGTCGAGGACATCGCGATCAGCAACTCGTGGGGCAACGTGCTCGCTTACGGTCAGTCGATCCGCAATCACAGGCACAACAACAGCTACATCAGCGGCTCTTTCTACCTGACCGGCGGCTCGAGCCTGAACATCACGAACTCGGAGTTCCACGACCTTTTCGGCTTCATGCCCAAGGTGAAGCCCGGCAACTACCGCTCGTGGGAATCGTTCTGCATCAAGCCCGAGCCCGGCGGTATCGTCTTGTTCCCGTCGGGCCTCTATCACAACGTTTCGCCGTCGCGCGACGCGGGCAAGCGCTATTCGATCGCCTTCAACGCGGTGCCGGTCGGGCCGATCGGCCGGCCGACGAGTCAGCTCGACATCAGGGTGCGCTGA